A window of Infirmifilum lucidum contains these coding sequences:
- a CDS encoding CBS domain-containing protein, producing the protein MGSSHQRDFLVELEPLGLNQTVSVAAERMWRYEVPVTPVVDDEGKYFGVVSIFTILKTRAHGEAKLRNVAERAPTLTYPVDPVHAARLLTKTGLPGLAVLEGDRVIGVVSARRVILSLNLAPRVPAKHFMYSVEPLKPEDSVEKARKVISEVGLRLAPVVHGDRLVGVVRVYDLVNFVYNTPLRRDRLGEVRGEAEYFLSQPVSKMMIPTSRVLSIDQVPSREDLAEGVVVLENQRVAGVISPYLFLRRLLPQVEEARLPVRIEGIEGLDFIEQNLIMKKALETAKDVAERASLLSLTVVVKPREKAGERRRFDVATSIKLDKGMHSASSSGWDAVQAAYDALEAVYKSFSKIKDKKRELRIGKARLRKFLGL; encoded by the coding sequence ATGGGCAGTTCTCACCAGAGGGATTTTCTCGTAGAGCTGGAGCCCCTCGGGTTAAACCAGACAGTTTCTGTGGCTGCTGAAAGGATGTGGCGCTACGAGGTACCTGTTACCCCAGTAGTCGACGACGAGGGTAAGTACTTTGGTGTTGTCTCTATATTCACCATTCTAAAGACTCGAGCTCACGGTGAAGCGAAGCTCAGGAACGTAGCTGAGAGAGCCCCCACACTAACCTATCCGGTTGATCCTGTTCACGCTGCTAGGCTTCTCACTAAGACAGGCTTACCGGGCCTAGCCGTCCTCGAGGGGGACAGGGTGATAGGTGTTGTCTCGGCTAGGAGGGTGATACTCTCCCTGAATCTCGCCCCCCGCGTCCCTGCTAAGCACTTCATGTACTCCGTTGAGCCGCTAAAACCAGAAGACAGCGTGGAGAAGGCCAGGAAGGTGATCTCTGAGGTGGGCTTGAGGCTGGCCCCTGTAGTGCACGGGGACAGGCTTGTAGGCGTCGTGAGAGTATACGACCTGGTAAACTTCGTCTACAACACCCCCCTCAGGAGGGACAGGCTGGGCGAGGTTCGCGGTGAGGCCGAGTATTTCCTCTCGCAACCCGTCTCGAAGATGATGATCCCAACAAGCAGGGTACTGTCCATAGACCAGGTTCCCAGCAGAGAGGATCTCGCCGAAGGTGTAGTCGTCTTGGAGAACCAGAGGGTAGCCGGCGTGATATCGCCTTACCTCTTCCTCCGGAGGCTACTACCACAAGTAGAGGAGGCAAGGCTCCCGGTGAGGATCGAGGGAATAGAGGGGCTCGACTTCATAGAGCAGAACCTCATAATGAAAAAAGCCCTTGAAACAGCAAAGGACGTGGCTGAGAGGGCAAGCCTCTTGAGCCTGACTGTCGTGGTCAAGCCACGGGAGAAGGCCGGCGAGAGGCGCAGGTTCGACGTAGCCACCTCCATAAAACTGGACAAAGGCATGCACTCAGCTTCCTCCTCGGGGTGGGACGCCGTGCAGGCCGCATACGACGCATTGGAGGCCGTGTACAAGAGCTTTTCAAAGATAAAAGACAAGAAAAGAGAGCTAAGAATCGGTAAAGCACGTCTCAGGAAGTTCCTTGGTTTATAA
- a CDS encoding FHA domain-containing protein yields the protein MVRIRLFKKQKLSLLYPETSVFSASGFLILEGFGVQFTLPSNGYLIIGRNPENNKVALFDGGGSLVFEFPVKDTYVTRYSPLRGKFGHAKITCRDGECFWEDLNPTNPTLVNGNKIRAGEPYPLKEGDVIEVGYTRLRYERPFPMVEETISEGTVAREETQIREGATSPTVSLEELNLQSIEGEKSNSKE from the coding sequence ATGGTTCGCATAAGGCTGTTCAAAAAACAAAAGCTGAGCCTTCTATACCCTGAAACATCAGTGTTTTCGGCTTCTGGGTTTCTCATTCTGGAAGGCTTTGGTGTACAATTCACACTCCCTTCTAATGGATACCTGATTATTGGAAGGAACCCCGAAAATAATAAAGTCGCACTCTTTGACGGTGGGGGTAGTCTGGTCTTCGAGTTTCCAGTTAAGGATACATACGTAACACGTTACTCCCCCTTGAGGGGCAAGTTTGGCCACGCGAAGATTACATGCCGGGACGGGGAGTGCTTCTGGGAAGATTTAAACCCGACTAACCCTACCTTAGTAAATGGTAACAAAATAAGAGCTGGCGAGCCTTACCCTCTGAAAGAAGGTGATGTGATAGAGGTGGGGTATACCCGCTTAAGGTACGAGAGGCCGTTTCCCATGGTTGAAGAGACTATAAGTGAAGGAACTGTAGCCAGAGAGGAAACACAGATTCGAGAAGGAGCTACCAGTCCAACAGTTTCCCTTGAAGAATTAAACCTCCAAAGTATTGAAGGAGAAAAATCTAATTCGAAAGAATAA
- a CDS encoding type 1 glutamine amidotransferase family protein has protein sequence MNRGRGLQELVALGSLVAIVLIVFAPAIALYIAPTTTTPHTGTGSQEAKTPAYRLPEGFNVYVLATEDKVEMFRKVFGRLGVPARVSTTLEPAHATQATALLVDTGWARRHGATLRDTVREALASGKPIAVIGRDAGNAFTGTIGRDSIASQFTLWVASAGGPDRITSFRLKPEVTIFAVHAERDKTGYIPCYFVLEGMYPLERLVAEWLDWITEVVGRRAGSTHSITNITGFTLIGWVDWKTSSIEYYGMKAGRIHVRSKYYYYSSQGASGKLYRYFLVRVAHLTTVYSSGPIHWTFSKAVTEVDGMTDIFPGQILLGYEPGINTSCTKFTVSVKPTRAGVSTSASYDPNAVSYTTLKYSSKGIVRWTHAPCQHVPNVTWWVEPSAVFYLDPDRPGGVEPLIVGHYFYSEAKGRAPPSLYVELDAGSTIAYVVYVWSNGTIWERPQWRS, from the coding sequence ATGAACCGGGGAAGGGGGCTCCAGGAACTAGTAGCGTTAGGCTCTCTCGTGGCGATTGTCCTGATAGTATTCGCCCCCGCAATAGCACTTTACATCGCTCCAACTACTACAACCCCCCATACAGGTACGGGTTCCCAAGAAGCCAAGACCCCCGCGTACCGACTTCCCGAGGGCTTCAATGTCTATGTCCTGGCCACAGAAGATAAGGTGGAGATGTTCCGCAAAGTCTTCGGCAGGCTTGGAGTACCTGCGAGAGTCTCGACTACACTGGAGCCCGCCCACGCCACGCAGGCTACAGCGCTACTCGTAGACACGGGGTGGGCTCGCCGCCACGGGGCTACTCTGAGAGACACCGTCAGGGAGGCTCTCGCGTCGGGAAAACCAATAGCCGTCATAGGACGTGATGCGGGCAACGCCTTCACTGGAACCATAGGCAGGGACTCAATAGCCTCCCAATTCACACTCTGGGTCGCTAGCGCAGGAGGCCCCGACAGGATCACCAGCTTCAGGTTGAAGCCAGAAGTCACGATATTCGCTGTCCATGCTGAGCGGGATAAGACGGGATACATTCCGTGCTACTTCGTCTTGGAGGGCATGTACCCCCTAGAAAGGCTTGTAGCCGAGTGGTTAGACTGGATTACAGAGGTAGTGGGCAGGAGGGCGGGTTCTACACACTCCATTACGAACATCACCGGTTTCACCCTGATTGGATGGGTTGACTGGAAAACATCCAGTATTGAGTACTACGGTATGAAGGCGGGTAGAATTCATGTGAGAAGCAAGTATTATTACTACAGCTCGCAGGGCGCCAGCGGCAAGCTATACAGGTATTTCCTAGTACGCGTCGCCCATTTAACTACAGTGTATAGCTCTGGGCCGATACACTGGACGTTCAGCAAGGCAGTTACCGAGGTAGACGGGATGACAGACATATTCCCGGGTCAAATCCTCCTTGGCTACGAGCCTGGAATAAATACATCGTGTACAAAGTTTACCGTGAGTGTGAAACCCACTAGGGCGGGTGTGTCAACATCAGCTTCCTATGACCCGAATGCAGTTAGCTACACCACTCTTAAATATTCTTCAAAGGGTATAGTCCGGTGGACTCACGCTCCGTGTCAACACGTCCCCAACGTAACGTGGTGGGTAGAGCCTTCAGCAGTGTTTTACCTGGATCCCGACAGGCCTGGCGGGGTTGAGCCTCTAATCGTAGGCCACTACTTCTACAGTGAAGCCAAGGGTCGGGCTCCCCCGTCACTATATGTAGAGCTGGACGCAGGCTCGACAATAGCTTACGTTGTATACGTCTGGTCTAACGGCACTATATGGGAGAGACCACAGTGGAGGAGCTAG
- the sfsA gene encoding DNA/RNA nuclease SfsA, translating to MELLKLDRPEACTIVERLNRFVVEVRVGGKLSLARITNTGRLRDYLVAGRVGYCLPNRGKTNYRLVAVEDLAGAALIDTDLQMKSFEAALRAGALRWAPCEIISRSPRVGSSRLDYLLRCRGTNKYVELKSAVLRDGDFAMYPDCPTLRGRRHISELIGLAEKGIKAMIVFVAALPGVRAFKPYREGDPEVSVLLGKAVELGVEVRAFSIHYDPDASVVVLDREELEVVI from the coding sequence ATGGAGCTGTTAAAACTTGACAGGCCAGAGGCCTGCACCATAGTTGAGAGGCTAAACAGGTTTGTCGTAGAGGTTAGAGTAGGAGGCAAGCTCAGCCTGGCACGTATAACTAACACGGGGCGGCTCAGGGACTACCTCGTAGCGGGCAGAGTCGGTTACTGCCTCCCGAACAGAGGGAAAACTAACTACAGGCTAGTAGCTGTGGAAGACTTAGCAGGTGCGGCGCTAATAGATACAGACCTCCAGATGAAAAGCTTCGAGGCTGCACTGAGGGCCGGTGCTTTGAGGTGGGCGCCCTGCGAGATTATATCGAGATCCCCCAGGGTTGGTTCCTCGAGGCTCGACTACTTGCTCAGGTGTAGGGGCACCAATAAGTACGTTGAGCTAAAAAGCGCAGTTCTCAGGGACGGCGACTTCGCAATGTACCCAGATTGCCCAACCCTGAGGGGTAGGCGGCACATCTCCGAGCTGATAGGCCTAGCAGAGAAAGGGATTAAAGCCATGATAGTCTTCGTTGCGGCACTCCCCGGTGTGCGCGCCTTCAAGCCCTATAGGGAGGGTGACCCTGAGGTAAGCGTCCTGTTGGGGAAAGCCGTGGAGCTGGGGGTTGAAGTAAGGGCTTTCTCGATACACTACGACCCAGACGCCTCTGTAGTGGTGCTTGATAGGGAAGAACTTGAAGTAGTTATCTAG
- a CDS encoding 4Fe-4S dicluster domain-containing protein, giving the protein MSRLVVQDVNKCVGCMSCMFACSRRFGEGGLAKSAIHVASIGGVERGFKVVVCRGCEDPSCAAVCPTRALVRRKGGGVILNAQKCIGCGNCARACPIGAVMWDYESNKPIICVHCGYCTSYCPYNVLALSR; this is encoded by the coding sequence GTGTCGAGGCTAGTCGTACAGGACGTCAATAAGTGCGTCGGGTGCATGTCGTGCATGTTTGCCTGCTCGAGGCGCTTCGGCGAAGGCGGGCTGGCGAAATCCGCCATACACGTTGCGAGCATCGGGGGAGTCGAGAGAGGCTTTAAAGTAGTTGTCTGTAGGGGCTGCGAGGATCCGTCTTGTGCAGCAGTCTGCCCGACGAGGGCGCTTGTGAGACGCAAAGGGGGAGGTGTCATCCTGAACGCGCAGAAGTGTATTGGCTGTGGGAACTGTGCCAGGGCCTGCCCTATAGGAGCTGTGATGTGGGACTATGAAAGCAACAAGCCTATAATCTGCGTGCACTGCGGCTACTGCACGAGTTACTGCCCGTACAACGTCCTAGCACTTTCAAGGTGA
- a CDS encoding L-threonylcarbamoyladenylate synthase codes for MHKQAIVVKISPENPDRTLIERVAGILKMGGLVAFPTETVYGLGAVASIHEAVLRIFKVKGRPPDNPLILHLASPDWLHSVARDVPELAFKLAERFWPGPLTLILYRGEKVLDEVTAGLPKVAVRVPSHPVALGLIEEVGEPIAAPSANKSGRPSPTRAEHVLEDFDGEIDAVIDSGETLHGVESTIIDLTENPPVLIRPGALPVEDVERLVGQKIVVPSFARGLGEAERAIAPGTKYRHYAPKAEMVVVELDNYSDLARLAEKVREIAVEKASRGLRVGILCSDETLHYYEGFKEVLSLGPRGNMFVVARNLFGALRELDRRGVDFIVAEGFEERGLGLTVMNRLRKAAGFKIVTA; via the coding sequence GTGCACAAGCAGGCAATCGTTGTGAAGATAAGCCCTGAAAATCCTGACAGGACGCTTATCGAGAGAGTAGCCGGTATTCTGAAGATGGGGGGGCTCGTAGCCTTCCCGACAGAGACAGTCTACGGCTTAGGCGCAGTAGCGAGCATTCACGAGGCAGTACTGAGGATATTTAAAGTTAAGGGCAGGCCCCCTGACAACCCCCTTATACTGCACCTAGCCTCGCCCGACTGGCTACATAGCGTGGCGCGCGACGTACCCGAGCTGGCGTTCAAGCTCGCCGAGAGGTTCTGGCCAGGCCCCCTCACGCTCATCCTCTACCGGGGGGAGAAGGTTCTAGACGAGGTTACAGCCGGCCTGCCGAAGGTTGCTGTCAGGGTTCCCTCACACCCAGTCGCGCTGGGGCTCATCGAGGAGGTTGGGGAGCCCATAGCTGCCCCGAGTGCTAACAAGTCAGGTAGGCCGTCTCCGACGCGGGCGGAGCACGTTCTCGAGGACTTTGACGGGGAGATCGATGCAGTCATAGACTCGGGGGAGACGTTGCACGGTGTAGAGTCGACGATAATCGACTTGACCGAAAACCCGCCCGTCCTTATACGGCCCGGCGCACTACCCGTAGAGGATGTCGAGAGGCTCGTCGGGCAAAAGATAGTAGTTCCCAGTTTTGCTAGGGGGCTCGGGGAGGCCGAGAGGGCTATAGCTCCCGGGACTAAGTACCGCCACTACGCCCCTAAAGCGGAGATGGTCGTGGTGGAGCTCGATAACTACTCGGATCTCGCCCGGCTCGCCGAGAAAGTCAGGGAAATAGCTGTTGAGAAGGCCTCGAGGGGGCTGAGAGTCGGCATCCTGTGTAGCGACGAGACTCTCCACTACTACGAAGGCTTCAAGGAGGTCTTAAGCCTGGGCCCCCGCGGCAACATGTTCGTGGTAGCGAGGAACCTCTTCGGGGCCCTGCGGGAGCTCGACAGGAGGGGCGTGGACTTCATAGTGGCTGAGGGCTTCGAGGAGAGGGGGCTAGGCCTAACAGTGATGAATAGGCTCAGGAAGGCCGCAGGGTTCAAAATAGTCACGGCCTGA
- a CDS encoding nucleotidyltransferase domain-containing protein, which yields MYRLDREKVVAELRRYARDALRKGALLVVLVGSLARGDYTAYSDADVVVVLESSDKKPHERIPEFLDPTLTVDVNPFVYTLDEILDFARSGRRVVKEVLEYGVVLEDDERLLMLIREAYELSRKLPE from the coding sequence TTGTATAGGCTTGACCGCGAGAAAGTCGTTGCAGAGCTTAGGAGGTATGCCCGAGACGCCTTGAGAAAGGGGGCCCTGCTAGTGGTTCTAGTAGGCTCTCTAGCTAGAGGCGACTACACAGCCTACTCTGATGCTGATGTAGTAGTGGTGCTCGAATCATCAGACAAGAAGCCACACGAGAGGATCCCTGAGTTCCTCGACCCCACGCTTACCGTAGACGTCAACCCCTTTGTCTACACCCTCGACGAAATCTTGGACTTTGCCAGGAGTGGTAGGCGCGTAGTCAAGGAAGTCCTCGAGTACGGGGTTGTGCTGGAAGATGACGAGAGACTGCTCATGCTCATCAGAGAGGCTTATGAGTTATCAAGGAAACTCCCCGAGTAA
- a CDS encoding phosphoribosyltransferase gives MADIFRDRIHAGRLLAEKLLQAIGVQLNMMVLGIPRGGVVTARSVADQVNAPLSVIVSRKLRAPYNPELGIGAVSEHDALYVNWELVHELGITEDYLKKEVEYQKKRVQEYVLKFRGGAPLSLKGSTAVIVDDGVATGATVIAAAIAARNAGASKVVVATPVIAEDVAGLVARYCDQLVWVLRPRILYAVGMYYEDFSEVTDEEVLSLLRSSTPQ, from the coding sequence GTGGCTGACATTTTTCGTGACAGGATTCACGCGGGCAGATTGTTGGCTGAGAAGCTCCTCCAGGCTATAGGTGTCCAGCTGAACATGATGGTTCTCGGAATACCGAGAGGCGGCGTCGTCACCGCTAGGAGCGTCGCCGACCAGGTAAACGCGCCGCTCAGTGTTATAGTCTCACGCAAGCTACGCGCCCCCTACAACCCGGAGCTCGGTATAGGGGCCGTGAGCGAGCACGACGCGCTCTACGTCAACTGGGAGCTCGTGCACGAGCTCGGCATTACAGAAGACTACCTTAAGAAGGAGGTAGAGTACCAGAAGAAGAGGGTTCAGGAGTACGTCCTGAAGTTTAGGGGAGGAGCCCCCCTCTCCCTGAAAGGCTCAACTGCAGTCATCGTAGACGACGGGGTAGCGACAGGCGCCACAGTAATAGCTGCAGCCATAGCCGCCAGGAACGCTGGCGCATCCAAGGTCGTGGTAGCGACGCCCGTGATAGCTGAAGACGTCGCGGGCCTGGTTGCCAGGTACTGCGACCAGCTCGTCTGGGTTCTGAGGCCCAGGATACTCTACGCCGTGGGAATGTACTACGAGGACTTCAGCGAAGTCACGGACGAGGAGGTACTGTCGCTACTCAGGAGCTCCACACCACAGTGA
- a CDS encoding aldehyde ferredoxin oxidoreductase family protein, with product MAVLGSLSRVLYIDLTGKKYWVEDRSDLFEEYLGGVGVAVKLLEEELPRNADPLEPENVIVLAVGPFNGLYPTASKTVALFKSPHTGNLGESHAGGRSAIAIRLAGYGAIVIKGASDLPVWVSVQGDRVFFRDARALWGMTSSHTVGRIIREVEPGSGLRTIMRIGRAGERMVSYANVITETYRHFGRLGLGAVFGSKKLKALVVTGRSSIPVADRKAYREAYDKIFKLIVESPLMKKYHDIGTPVNVLHLNELGALPSINLLQSRLETAGRISGEYLAEKYLGRRVSCAHCPVACIHLAVLREPYEEEPYFYKTTFVGYDYEPIYALGAMLGAREPEGLLKLIDVVEAYGLDAMTTGVVLAWATEAYKRGVITREDLGGVELDWGNYEAYIEAAKRIVEQPTELYKAMARGVMYASERFGGRDFALSFSGNEMAGYHTGPAAYLTYAFGARHSHLDSAGYSLDQRTIGKSLPPGEVVNRLYEEEAWRQVLSSLVVCFFAREIYKPEVVAEALKPVGFDLSVDDLVKLGKKIFREKYRLKIREGFNPEGVAFPKRIFETPTPHGLLSPEYMEKAKREYVALIKRVTAEQG from the coding sequence GTGGCCGTGCTGGGGTCTCTGAGCAGAGTGCTGTACATCGACCTAACGGGTAAGAAGTACTGGGTTGAAGACAGATCCGACCTCTTCGAAGAGTACCTCGGCGGAGTCGGCGTGGCGGTCAAGCTCTTGGAGGAAGAGCTCCCCCGGAACGCGGATCCACTGGAACCGGAGAACGTCATCGTACTTGCTGTAGGCCCCTTCAACGGCTTGTACCCTACTGCCTCGAAGACTGTAGCGCTGTTCAAGAGCCCGCACACCGGCAATCTCGGGGAAAGCCACGCCGGGGGTAGGAGCGCCATCGCAATACGCCTGGCCGGCTACGGCGCAATAGTGATAAAAGGTGCGAGTGACCTCCCCGTGTGGGTCTCCGTACAGGGCGACAGAGTATTCTTCAGGGATGCGCGCGCCCTCTGGGGGATGACTAGTAGCCACACTGTGGGGAGGATTATCCGCGAGGTCGAGCCGGGCTCTGGACTGAGAACGATAATGAGGATCGGCCGCGCAGGGGAGAGGATGGTCAGCTACGCGAACGTAATCACGGAGACTTACAGGCACTTCGGGAGGCTTGGGCTGGGGGCTGTCTTCGGCAGTAAGAAGCTCAAGGCACTCGTCGTCACGGGCAGGTCGTCAATCCCGGTTGCCGACAGGAAGGCCTACCGGGAAGCCTATGACAAGATATTCAAGCTCATAGTGGAGAGCCCCCTCATGAAGAAGTACCACGACATAGGCACGCCTGTGAACGTACTACACTTAAATGAACTCGGGGCCCTGCCGTCCATCAACCTCCTACAGTCGCGCCTCGAGACAGCCGGCAGAATTTCGGGTGAGTACCTAGCCGAGAAATACCTCGGCAGGAGGGTCTCCTGTGCCCACTGCCCCGTCGCGTGCATACACCTGGCAGTCCTCCGGGAGCCGTACGAGGAGGAGCCTTACTTCTACAAGACGACGTTCGTGGGGTACGACTACGAGCCCATCTACGCTCTTGGAGCCATGCTTGGGGCGCGGGAGCCTGAAGGCCTGCTAAAGTTGATTGACGTCGTGGAGGCATACGGCTTGGACGCTATGACCACGGGGGTAGTGCTGGCGTGGGCTACCGAGGCGTACAAGAGGGGAGTTATCACGAGGGAGGATCTAGGCGGGGTGGAACTGGACTGGGGCAACTACGAGGCTTACATCGAGGCCGCGAAGAGGATAGTCGAGCAGCCAACAGAACTCTATAAGGCTATGGCGCGGGGAGTTATGTACGCTTCGGAGCGCTTCGGGGGGAGGGACTTCGCGTTGAGCTTCTCCGGAAACGAGATGGCGGGCTACCACACAGGACCTGCCGCGTACCTTACCTACGCCTTTGGGGCAAGGCACAGTCACCTAGACAGCGCCGGGTACTCGCTCGACCAAAGGACGATAGGCAAGTCACTGCCGCCAGGAGAAGTCGTTAACAGGCTCTACGAGGAGGAGGCGTGGCGCCAGGTGCTATCGAGCCTAGTCGTCTGCTTCTTTGCCCGGGAAATATACAAGCCTGAAGTCGTCGCCGAGGCGCTGAAGCCAGTGGGGTTTGATTTGAGTGTAGACGACCTCGTAAAGCTCGGGAAGAAGATCTTCAGAGAGAAATACAGGCTCAAAATTAGAGAGGGGTTTAACCCCGAGGGCGTCGCATTCCCCAAGAGGATATTCGAGACGCCTACACCCCACGGCTTGCTAAGCCCAGAGTACATGGAGAAGGCGAAGAGAGAGTACGTCGCGCTTATAAAGAGGGTGACTGCTGAGCAGGGCTAG
- a CDS encoding AbrB/MazE/SpoVT family DNA-binding domain-containing protein — protein sequence MVEVVVVDDRGRVVIPRGVRERLGLSRGSRLLLVELGSDTIVLRKLDVRTVLEEIAREVKEKGVPLERIEHEVEKEASEVASKRIEEILAGH from the coding sequence ATGGTCGAAGTAGTCGTAGTCGACGATAGGGGCAGGGTGGTCATCCCCAGGGGGGTTCGAGAGAGGCTGGGCTTGTCCAGAGGTAGCAGGCTGTTACTAGTGGAACTTGGCAGTGACACGATAGTTCTAAGGAAGCTGGACGTCAGGACAGTTCTGGAGGAGATAGCCAGGGAGGTGAAGGAGAAGGGGGTTCCTCTGGAGAGGATTGAGCACGAAGTAGAGAAAGAGGCCAGCGAAGTTGCGTCAAAGAGGATCGAGGAAATTCTTGCTGGACACTAA
- a CDS encoding dolichol kinase: protein MTPLINEIIYAIALMFWVLLVVMVISRLTYDYFARRESHKVAIYYARKVIHILAGGVVALLIALYPIFQTPLLPFIMGILFAVFTYIPHKTGKLMYWFQDPENIYEVDFCIMWAIFITLGWFAGKQLGYNSPFLFGALPLLFMAVGDGVTGIVRNALFKRRVKHWSGNLAMFIVSAAMALALGFGVPGVLSALAASVVEQFEHVGNIKLDDNITVPLVSFATLYMLQSASLL, encoded by the coding sequence ATGACCCCCCTGATAAACGAGATAATATACGCTATAGCGCTGATGTTCTGGGTTCTACTCGTGGTCATGGTGATCTCGCGTCTCACCTACGACTACTTTGCCAGGCGCGAGAGCCACAAGGTAGCGATATACTACGCCAGGAAAGTCATCCACATCCTAGCCGGTGGAGTAGTAGCCCTGCTAATCGCCCTGTACCCCATCTTCCAAACACCGCTCCTGCCGTTCATCATGGGAATACTCTTCGCAGTATTCACCTACATCCCCCACAAGACTGGGAAGCTCATGTACTGGTTCCAGGATCCCGAGAACATATACGAGGTCGACTTCTGCATAATGTGGGCTATCTTCATAACACTAGGCTGGTTCGCCGGGAAACAACTGGGCTACAACAGCCCGTTCCTCTTCGGCGCCCTACCACTCCTATTCATGGCCGTCGGAGACGGAGTCACGGGCATAGTAAGGAACGCCCTCTTCAAGAGGAGAGTCAAGCACTGGAGCGGCAACCTGGCGATGTTTATCGTCAGCGCGGCTATGGCCCTTGCTCTCGGCTTCGGCGTTCCCGGGGTTCTCTCTGCGCTTGCGGCCAGCGTTGTCGAGCAGTTCGAGCACGTCGGGAACATAAAGCTAGACGACAACATTACAGTCCCGCTGGTGTCTTTTGCGACGCTATACATGCTCCAGTCTGCAAGTCTACTATAA
- a CDS encoding uroporphyrinogen decarboxylase/cobalamine-independent methonine synthase family protein: protein MVATTLVGSFPLEYSESNIRRALEDQAELGVTFPVLPQLRDFVYMYVEPMIRGRVVVQEGPGFRLKGDVEEVEPEPPEDILVATDIARELGVRFRVPITGAFTIASKIALAGGRVGDMSTSLLTDASAREGAVAYVKRMARKLHREVRGDVYCVDEPVLSVIVGSRSVMYGITPEEISSALDSVLAELGGMYRGVHVCGKLPPLLKGILLKLQNANFLDHEHSDFPANRIYYTREELASSNKKLAYGIVSPIKPSVEHEEEVLALARDAVDRYGGTLLFFKPDCGFGGLRGFLKGREYEEIVLKKIRVLVSVAEKVDYGAVKT, encoded by the coding sequence ATGGTCGCTACAACACTCGTGGGGAGTTTTCCTCTCGAGTACTCCGAGTCTAACATAAGGAGGGCCCTGGAGGATCAGGCCGAGTTAGGGGTAACTTTCCCCGTCCTCCCCCAGTTAAGGGACTTTGTCTACATGTATGTCGAGCCAATGATCAGAGGAAGAGTTGTTGTGCAGGAGGGGCCCGGGTTCCGCCTCAAGGGAGACGTAGAGGAGGTAGAGCCAGAGCCCCCTGAGGACATTCTCGTGGCCACTGACATTGCCAGAGAGTTGGGGGTTAGGTTCCGCGTGCCGATCACAGGCGCTTTCACCATTGCCTCGAAGATAGCGCTGGCTGGCGGGAGGGTGGGTGACATGTCAACCTCCCTGCTCACCGACGCGTCTGCCCGGGAGGGGGCAGTGGCCTACGTGAAGAGGATGGCCAGGAAACTCCACAGAGAGGTTAGGGGGGACGTCTACTGCGTGGACGAGCCGGTTCTCTCCGTAATTGTCGGCTCGCGTAGCGTTATGTACGGGATCACGCCCGAAGAGATAAGCTCTGCGCTGGATTCTGTACTGGCAGAGTTAGGCGGAATGTACAGAGGTGTGCACGTGTGCGGTAAACTGCCACCCCTCCTGAAGGGGATCCTCTTGAAGTTGCAGAACGCTAACTTCCTAGACCACGAGCACAGCGACTTCCCGGCTAACAGGATCTACTATACAAGGGAAGAGTTAGCAAGCTCTAACAAAAAACTAGCATACGGGATAGTCTCGCCGATAAAGCCTTCCGTGGAGCATGAAGAGGAGGTTCTAGCGCTGGCTAGGGATGCCGTCGATAGATACGGGGGCACGTTGCTATTCTTCAAGCCTGACTGCGGGTTCGGGGGGCTGAGGGGCTTCCTTAAGGGGCGCGAGTACGAGGAGATAGTTTTGAAGAAGATAAGAGTCCTAGTGAGTGTAGCCGAGAAGGTAGACTATGGAGCTGTTAAAACTTGA